From a single Microbacterium terrisoli genomic region:
- a CDS encoding Type 1 glutamine amidotransferase-like domain-containing protein — translation MGSPTGAPTRPRGCHDRLVGLLGKPLAESNALFIPTAQWGQPACTPISVWKSTAGQWADAGGLCDLSWSSIGVLELTALPDIDPQRWQPWVRDADVLLVDGGEAVYLGGWMRRSGLAGMLPALPDTVWVGVSAGSMVMTPRIGREFVDWRPDGSDETLGVVDFSIFPHLDYPGWPDNALERAREWATRMPGPAYAIDDQTAISVVDGAVEVVSEGHWEFFDSRG, via the coding sequence CTGGGGTCCCCCACCGGAGCGCCGACTCGCCCCCGGGGTTGCCACGACAGGCTCGTCGGCCTGCTGGGCAAGCCACTCGCCGAATCCAACGCGCTGTTCATCCCTACAGCACAGTGGGGGCAGCCTGCGTGCACGCCGATATCGGTGTGGAAGTCCACGGCGGGGCAGTGGGCGGATGCCGGCGGCCTGTGTGATCTGAGCTGGTCGTCGATCGGCGTGCTCGAGCTGACGGCCCTGCCCGACATCGACCCGCAGCGCTGGCAGCCGTGGGTGCGCGACGCGGACGTTCTGCTGGTCGACGGCGGCGAGGCGGTCTATCTCGGTGGCTGGATGCGGCGGTCCGGGCTCGCCGGGATGCTCCCGGCGTTGCCCGACACGGTATGGGTGGGAGTGAGCGCGGGGAGCATGGTCATGACGCCCCGCATCGGCCGCGAGTTCGTGGACTGGCGGCCGGACGGGTCCGACGAGACGCTCGGCGTCGTCGACTTCTCGATCTTTCCGCACCTGGACTACCCGGGCTGGCCGGACAACGCACTCGAGCGCGCACGGGAGTGGGCGACGAGGATGCCGGGACCCGCGTATGCGATCGACGATCAGACGGCGATCTCGGTTGTCGACGGAGCCGTCGAGGTCGTATCGGAGGGGCACTGGGAGTTCTTCGATTCGCGAGGGTGA